The Actinomadura graeca nucleotide sequence GGTACGTCCCTGTCGGACCGGGTCGTCACCTACGAGGAGCAGATCCTCAGCTCGGAGCTGCCGGAGAGCATCGTCATCGCGGGCGCGGGCGCCATCGGCGTCGAGTTCGCGTACGTCCTGCACAACTACGGCGTGAAGGTCACGATCGTCGAGTTCCTCGACCGGATGGTCCCGAACGAGGACGCGGACGTCTCCAAGGAGCTGGCCAAGCGCTACCGCAAGCTCGGCGTGGACGTCCTGACCTCCACCCGCGTGGACGCGATCGACGACTCGGGCGAGAAGGTCAAGGTCACCGTCACCGGCAAGGACGGCGCCCAGCAGGTCATCGAGACCGACAAGGTGCTCCAGGCGATCGGCTTCCAGCCGAACGTGGAGGGCTACGGCCTGGAGAAGACCGGCGTGGCGCTGACCGACCGGGGCGCGATCGACGTGGACGGCCGCTGCCGGACGTCCGTCCCGCACATCTACGCCATCGGCGACGTCACCGCGAAGCTGATGCTGGCGCACGCGGCCGAGGCCATGGGCATCGTCGCCGCCGAGACCATCGCGGACGCCGAGACGATGGAGCTCGACTACGTGATGATCCCCCGCGCCACGTACTGCCAGCCGCAGGTCGCGAGCTTCGGCTGGACGGAGGCGCAGGCCAAGGAGCAGGGCTTCGACGTCAAGACGGCCAAGTTCCCCTACAGCGCCAACGGCAAGGCGCTCGGCATGGGCGAGGGCGACGGCTTCGTCAAGGTGATCAGCGACGCCAAGTACGGCGAGATCCTCGGCGCCCACCTGATCGGCCCCGAGGTGACCGAGCTGCTCCCCCAGCTGACCCTGGCCCAGCAGTGGGACCTCACCGTCCACGAGGTGGCCCGCAACGTCCACGCCCACCCCACCCTGGGCGAGGCCGTCAAGGAGGCCGTCCACGGCCTCGCCGGCCACATGATCAACCTCTGACCCCGGTGGCGTGTCCGCCCCGGCGGACACGCCACGGCGTTGTCAGACCGCTCTCCTTCCCTTCTCCACACGCCGTCGGCCGCCTATTTGCGGGAAAGGCAGAGGTCCATATTGACGAAGTCGAAGGTGAGCGCGAACGCTTGACGAACTCCAGCGTGAAATCGGCGAGCGTCTCGAACCCGAACCGCCCGAACCTCCCGTCCTTGAAGAGTGCGTCAGGGTCGTTATCCACCCACGCGAACGCCATACCTGGTCTCGCCTTCTGCCGCCGCCCCGGAGGCCCTCCCCGGTCGCGGACCAGGAAACACGAGCGCGTGTTTCCACCGCGTGAACACGCACAGAGCCCGGACGCGACGCCTTCGCCAGGCGTCCCTCGAACACCGCCCGTTCCGGCTGCGAGCGGCTCGGCGGCATCCGCCCACGGGGCCTCCGCACAAACCTGTTGGCGGACCACGGTGACCACTGCTACCTTTCCGGAGGCCGTGCAAGAGAACGAGGAGGTGGTACCCGTGAACGCAGTATCGACATGGGTGCTCCCCTCTGGGGCCACGGTCGGGCGGTAGGTCGTCCGGGAGCGCCGACCAGAGCACTCCCGAAAGGCACGACCATGCAATTCACCTCCGAGCAGCGCCTCGACGACGGCGTCCTCGAACGCGAATTCACCCTCGGCGAGATCCCCGGAATCCTGTGGACGCCCGCGTCCGCATCCGCACCGGCCCCGTTGATCCTGCTGGGCCACCCCGGCGGGCTGGACAAGATGCGCCCCCGGCTGACGGCCCGCGCCCGGCACTCGGCGGAGCACGGCTTCGCCGCGGCCACCACCGAACTCCCCGGGGTCGGTGACCGGCCGCGCTCCGCCGCAGCCGAGCAGGCCCGCGCCGACCTGCGCCGGGCGCTGGAGGCCGGGGGGCCGGTCGACGAAGAGATCATCGACCGGCTCGTCCTGCCCCTGGTCGACACGGCGGTTCCGGAATGGCAGGCCACCTTGGACGCCCTTCTTTCACTGCCCGGGATAGGCGGCCCGGTCGGCTTCTCGGGCGGAGTCATCGCCATTGGTGTCCGGCTCGCGCTCGTCGAGCCGCGTATAGCGGCCGCCGTTCTGTTCGCGGGAAGTTTCGTACCTCGCGCCACATTCGAGGACGCCCGCCAGGTCACCATTCCCCTGCACGTCCTGTTGCAGTGGGACGACGAAGGAAACGACCGTCAAGCGGCCCTGGACCTGTTCGACGCCTTCGGCGCCAAGGAGAAGACGCTGCACGCCAACATGGGCGGGCACACCGGCGTCCCGCAGTTCGAGGGAGACGCCGCAACCGCGTTCTTCAACCGGCACCTGAAGTAAGGTCAGCCCCCAGATGCCTCGCCGCCCCGATCGCGGCGGTACCGGCCACGGCCGCTACCTCCCCGGTCGGGGCGGTATATCTGCAGAGGCCGGGCCATGGGCAGCGGGCCGTGATCGACCTCTCGCGCCGACACGGACCACTTTCGATAAGCAACCGTAGCGCAACGAAAGCAGGCGGTCGGCATGGCGGGGCGCTTCGTCGAGCACCTCGTCGACGACGTCCTCCTGCTACTCCTGCACACCCGCCTAGACGGACCCGTCACGCTGACCGCAGGCAAGGCCGTCACCTTCAGCGCCTTTCCTCTCACCTCACCGTGCGGTGTGCCCGAACATCCCCTCCCGCTTGCCCAACTACGAGGAGCGGGCCCGGCCTGGTCGGCACCGGCCAGGCCGGGCCCGCTGTCAAGGGGTCTCCGCCGGGGATTCCAGGGGCCCGGCCGGACCGCCGTGGGACGTCAGCAGATGACGGTGGCGACGGGTGAATACGCGACGAGGTCGAAGGCACCTGCCGCGGACTCACGGTAGTTGTAGAAGAAGAATCCGAGGTTGATGTTCGTGCCGCAGGGAGAGTCGGCCTCGATCTGGATGGGCATCGTCAAGGTGCGCGTCGCGCCGGGAGGGATCGGCGTGGTGTAGTGGTCGCAATCGACGATCTCGCCTGTGCACTCCCCTTTCTTGAACTTCGTGCCATCGGTGATGGTGTCGTAGGTCATGTTCACCGTCAGGAACGTGAACATGACATCGTAGGTCTCCGGATTCTTGAAGGTCACCTTCAAGTTCACCGTCGTACCCGGACGCGGCTCCATCGTGTCGAAGCTGGACGTGATCACCTCATCGGCCAGGGCCGACCCGGCGGGTACCACGCCTATACCCGCCGCAAGAGCCGCGAGCGACACGAACAGAATCCGCCTGACCAGCATGTTCTCTCCCTTTCTGCGGGCACGCCGAATTGCGCACGAAACGGGGCATGACAAAGTCGCGGACCGATGGACCTGCAATCCGCGAGAAGCCGGTAATGGGAGCGCAGCGCAGCGTTCTACATGGCCGTCACCACTGTTGGGAGCAGGGCTTGGAGCAACGGTACCCGCGCATGGGTCCACTGACCCCTGTCTGAACAGTCCAATTTTTCCATTCGCGCCCAATGGCGGCGGGGGCCGTTCCCGGCACCGATTCGCCTACGCCGGACTCACAAGTGATCACGGGGCGGAGTGGACTCTGGAAAACCGGCCGACCATCGCCACCGATAAGGGACATGAGGCAACGCATTTGGTGCTCAGGAGGATGAGGCGACGGACGTGAGGCCGTTGAACTTGCGTGCCGCCGGAAGCGTCCAGCCCGGTTCGGCGAGCGCAGAGGATCCGGCCCCGGGGCATCCCGGCGGGTGTCCGCCCCGGGCGCGCACGCCCGTCTCGCCGCCTCACGACCTCCGGGGAGGGATTCGAGGGGCGACGGACGCGACGGCGCGCGGTTCACGAGGCCGAGCCGGACGAGTCCGGCGCGATCACGCGGAACGGGCATGCGATCAAGGAGTGACTCCGCCGAGGGCCGGCGGTCATCTCGTCGACGATGACCCCGGTCGACTGGGCCGTGAGCCGCTGCCCGCGCCCGTGGACGGCTTGCCCTGCTCATCCACGTCCACGGGGGCTCCCGAAAATTAGTTGTCATCCAGGCACGGTCGCATGACGAATACCCCGCAAAACCAGCCGGCTTCCCCCTTCACATCAGGAAGGCAGGCCCACGCAGTCACCAGTGGGGAAGCACTCTGCGGCGGGCGCCGTGACGGTGCCCATTGTCGCGGCGACGGCTATGGCTTGGTGCCTCCGGCCGGAATTCCTGAGGTCGCTGCCGCCCATCGGCTGGTTTCCATGACCCAGGGCGACTTCGTCCTGCAATACATCCTCGTCCCGGTTCTGTAGGAGGAACGCGTGGGGGGCTGGACCCTTCAGTGTGACAGTGCCGATGGCGGGCCGTCTTCGGGGGATGACTTCATGCGTCAGCCGAAAACACATAGATCTGCCGGTGCCGCCGAATCCGCTATCGCGGGCTGGATCAGAGGCTCGGAGTTCTCCTGCCTCGGTGCGAAGGCGGCGGAACGCCGGGGGCTGGTCACCGAGGTCGCGGTCGGTGGCCTGGGGGAACAACGGACCGTTCCGGAGCTGCATCGCGGGTTGGAGCATTTCGTCACGGAAACCCTCACCGAGAGTGAGAACTTCACCACGTTCGTCGCCGTCTTCGACGGGCCCGGCGGGCTGACGGAGGATCAGTTCGAGGCGGCGTTGTGGGCCCAGTTGTCCGCGCTCCGCGAATTCGACCGGAGCCGGTACCCGTGGGCGCAGGGGGTCGATTCCGACCCGGATTCGGCCACCTTCGCCTTCAGCGTCGCCGGTCACCCCTTCTTCGTCGTGGGCCTGCACCCCGGCGCCTCCCGCGTCTCGCGACGGTTCTCCAAGCCGGCGATGGCG carries:
- the lpdA gene encoding dihydrolipoyl dehydrogenase; the protein is MSEHFDVVVLGAGPGGYVAAIRSAQLGLKTAIIEERYWGGVCLNVGCIPSKALLRNAELAHIFTQEQKTYGIKVEGQVSFDYGEAYRRSRQVSDKLVKGVQFLMKKNKITSFDGRGTFTDPNTLQVARPDGSGETVTFDHCIIAAGAHTRLLPGTSLSDRVVTYEEQILSSELPESIVIAGAGAIGVEFAYVLHNYGVKVTIVEFLDRMVPNEDADVSKELAKRYRKLGVDVLTSTRVDAIDDSGEKVKVTVTGKDGAQQVIETDKVLQAIGFQPNVEGYGLEKTGVALTDRGAIDVDGRCRTSVPHIYAIGDVTAKLMLAHAAEAMGIVAAETIADAETMELDYVMIPRATYCQPQVASFGWTEAQAKEQGFDVKTAKFPYSANGKALGMGEGDGFVKVISDAKYGEILGAHLIGPEVTELLPQLTLAQQWDLTVHEVARNVHAHPTLGEAVKEAVHGLAGHMINL
- a CDS encoding dienelactone hydrolase family protein, which encodes MQFTSEQRLDDGVLEREFTLGEIPGILWTPASASAPAPLILLGHPGGLDKMRPRLTARARHSAEHGFAAATTELPGVGDRPRSAAAEQARADLRRALEAGGPVDEEIIDRLVLPLVDTAVPEWQATLDALLSLPGIGGPVGFSGGVIAIGVRLALVEPRIAAAVLFAGSFVPRATFEDARQVTIPLHVLLQWDDEGNDRQAALDLFDAFGAKEKTLHANMGGHTGVPQFEGDAATAFFNRHLK
- the gntA gene encoding guanitoxin biosynthesis heme-dependent pre-guanitoxin N-hydroxylase GntA, whose protein sequence is MGGWTLQCDSADGGPSSGDDFMRQPKTHRSAGAAESAIAGWIRGSEFSCLGAKAAERRGLVTEVAVGGLGEQRTVPELHRGLEHFVTETLTESENFTTFVAVFDGPGGLTEDQFEAALWAQLSALREFDRSRYPWAQGVDSDPDSATFAFSVAGHPFFVVGLHPGASRVSRRFSKPAMAFNSHRQFHRLKESGLYDGLQRRIRQREMRLQGSVNPNLAEFGEQSEARQYSGRAVEEDWKCPFEHGSLGGDR